Proteins from a genomic interval of Enterococcus faecium:
- a CDS encoding guanylate kinase encodes MNYCYVFIGPSGSGKTSLAEAIFQPEQKIITYTNRSPRPGEKDQEDYYFVSDNTFNQMIKGNEFAEWDQYAQHKYGSSKAEIKKKLTVGNCYAVLTANGFWHLYEYFGTVVRPIFITISKETLQSRLKKRGDSSEQISARLAVYVEDLAQLKRLKAIPSLLVVSNDGAFQEAADKIKKGLLI; translated from the coding sequence ATGAATTATTGCTATGTATTTATCGGTCCTTCTGGTTCTGGAAAAACTTCACTCGCAGAAGCTATTTTTCAGCCGGAACAAAAGATCATTACTTACACGAATCGATCACCAAGACCTGGGGAAAAAGATCAAGAGGATTATTATTTTGTTTCTGACAATACATTCAATCAGATGATCAAGGGAAATGAGTTTGCAGAGTGGGACCAATATGCTCAACATAAATATGGTTCCAGTAAAGCAGAAATTAAAAAGAAACTGACAGTAGGAAATTGTTACGCCGTTTTGACAGCAAATGGTTTTTGGCATTTATATGAGTATTTCGGGACGGTAGTCCGTCCTATCTTTATTACGATCTCTAAAGAAACATTGCAATCGCGCCTGAAAAAACGTGGAGATTCATCTGAACAGATTTCAGCCAGACTGGCGGTTTATGTAGAAGATTTAGCACAGTTGAAACGTTTGAAAGCTATCCCCTCACTTTTAGTCGTGTCAAACGATGGAGCGTTCCAAGAAGCTGCAGATAAAATAAAAAAAGGATTATTGATATAA
- a CDS encoding transporter substrate-binding domain-containing protein, with protein sequence MKKKRLFALITSAFFILSACGTAAANQEDNSWSNVEKKKELVVATSGTLFPASYYNDQNELVGYDVDLAKEVAKRLNVKISFKEYNVDGQITSVSKRESDFAANDFGITKEREKRFSLSETFKYSFDSMIVRKKDDSGIHSLEDLKGKKAAGEPNTSYMRLAEKHGAKLVTYDNATNDQYLSDVANGRTDVILNDYYLQKMAVSALPDIPVKILENVYFNENESGFLLKEGNDALKKKIDGVLKEMKEDGTTKKISEKYFQTDVSVKPKETMAESVSE encoded by the coding sequence ATGAAGAAAAAAAGATTGTTTGCTCTAATAACTAGTGCCTTTTTTATTTTAAGCGCTTGCGGTACAGCTGCCGCTAATCAGGAAGATAACAGCTGGAGTAATGTAGAAAAAAAGAAAGAATTAGTAGTAGCGACTTCTGGCACACTGTTTCCCGCATCTTATTATAATGATCAAAATGAATTAGTTGGTTATGATGTAGATTTGGCAAAAGAGGTGGCTAAACGGTTAAATGTCAAAATCTCCTTTAAAGAATACAACGTGGATGGACAAATCACTTCTGTTTCAAAAAGAGAATCAGATTTTGCTGCGAACGATTTTGGTATCACAAAAGAAAGAGAAAAAAGATTCTCCCTTTCAGAGACTTTCAAATATTCATTTGACAGTATGATCGTACGAAAAAAAGATGATTCAGGAATCCACTCACTTGAAGATCTTAAAGGGAAAAAAGCAGCTGGCGAACCCAATACTAGCTATATGCGTTTAGCGGAAAAACACGGAGCTAAATTAGTCACATATGACAATGCCACGAATGATCAGTATTTAAGCGATGTAGCAAATGGTCGAACAGATGTTATTCTAAATGATTATTATCTGCAGAAAATGGCCGTATCTGCTTTACCAGATATCCCTGTAAAAATACTGGAGAACGTTTATTTCAATGAAAACGAAAGTGGTTTTTTATTGAAAGAAGGAAATGATGCTCTGAAAAAGAAAATCGATGGCGTATTAAAAGAGATGAAAGAAGATGGGACGACAAAGAAAATATCTGAAAAATATTTTCAAACTGATGTTTCAGTCAAACCGAAAGAAACGATGGCTGAGTCGGTGAGTGAGTGA
- a CDS encoding NupC/NupG family nucleoside CNT transporter, translating to MSYLLGIIGLFVTLGLAFLISSNKKAIKLKPLIVMFVLQLVLGFVLLRTTFGTAVVSVLAKMFDHLLAFAGQGVDFVFAGVANKGSAPFFLSVLMPIVFISAIIGILRYIKILPLFMKAVGLGLSKINGMGKLESYNGVASAILGQSEVFISIKKELPFLSEKRLFTMSVSAMSTVSMSIVGSYMALIDSKYVITALVLNLFGGYILASIVNPYVLEEKEDELIIEENKEQTFFQMLGEYILDGFHVAITVAAMLIGFVALIAMINAIFHGIFGITFQEILGYIFAPLAFISGIPWKEAVDAGSIMATKLVTNEFVAMTELANGNFHFTERTTAIISVFLVSFANFSSIGIISGAMKGLNEEKGNLVAKHGLKILLTATLVSFLSAIVTGLLV from the coding sequence TTGAGTTATTTATTAGGTATTATTGGTTTATTTGTCACATTAGGGCTTGCTTTTTTGATCAGCAGTAACAAAAAAGCAATCAAATTGAAACCACTAATTGTGATGTTCGTTTTACAGCTTGTTCTTGGTTTCGTATTATTACGTACAACTTTTGGTACAGCGGTTGTTTCTGTATTGGCAAAAATGTTTGATCATCTTCTTGCTTTTGCTGGGCAAGGTGTTGACTTTGTTTTTGCCGGTGTAGCAAATAAAGGAAGTGCACCTTTCTTTCTTTCCGTATTGATGCCAATTGTATTTATTTCTGCTATTATCGGTATTCTACGCTATATCAAGATTCTTCCATTATTTATGAAAGCTGTTGGTCTAGGATTAAGTAAAATCAACGGGATGGGCAAATTGGAATCTTATAATGGAGTAGCTTCTGCTATTTTAGGACAATCGGAAGTTTTTATTTCCATAAAAAAGGAATTACCCTTCCTATCTGAGAAACGTTTGTTCACCATGAGTGTATCGGCTATGTCTACAGTTTCTATGTCGATCGTCGGATCTTATATGGCACTGATCGATTCTAAATATGTGATCACTGCCCTTGTTTTGAACTTATTTGGCGGTTATATTCTGGCTTCAATTGTAAATCCCTATGTATTAGAAGAAAAAGAAGATGAGCTGATCATTGAAGAAAACAAAGAACAGACATTTTTCCAAATGTTGGGAGAATACATTCTTGATGGTTTCCATGTGGCGATCACGGTTGCTGCTATGCTTATCGGTTTTGTTGCTTTGATTGCCATGATCAATGCTATCTTCCACGGGATATTCGGCATCACTTTCCAAGAGATCCTAGGTTACATCTTTGCCCCTCTTGCCTTCATCAGCGGAATCCCATGGAAAGAAGCAGTGGATGCCGGTAGTATCATGGCGACTAAACTGGTTACAAATGAATTTGTTGCTATGACAGAATTAGCAAATGGTAATTTCCATTTTACTGAGCGTACAACAGCAATTATATCTGTCTTCCTCGTTTCATTTGCCAACTTCTCTTCTATCGGGATCATTTCTGGTGCGATGAAGGGATTAAATGAAGAAAAAGGAAATCTTGTCGCAAAACACGGATTGAAAATTTTGCTAACAGCGACTTTAGTCAGCTTTTTAAGTGCTATTGTGACTGGCTTGCTGGTATAA
- a CDS encoding sce7725 family protein codes for MYYPYLRGKQFDLLALKEALSRGLLSNKIQPVIEPVRDSATLKNVIELFQKKHHPIAVIQNPQVGQFKLFDQHVHSWTVKENSSVVPAQILTPENLSEVLDSPPAFLVFDGQHYPKDTEVWKQLAGVDSKFLIPDTSRFRIWLPENKIVIRDSFQTRKHVESYADKTDDFFSDDYLFFHADGYIGFSDFTIEGSRYFDKGFPSRALAIHLTYIDAYGNIRVKHFVSDSNDSAKDQALKFLEAGDKMKKWIMRHHHQLLITSGMIELLALYQQQKFPGLGVLKKWSLMHHLELISHLLDHPKDWLKYYSKVQELYEVIQ; via the coding sequence ATGTACTATCCTTATTTAAGAGGAAAACAATTTGACCTATTAGCATTAAAAGAAGCACTGTCGCGAGGATTGCTCTCCAATAAAATCCAACCAGTGATCGAACCAGTACGTGATTCCGCTACGCTTAAAAATGTGATCGAATTATTTCAAAAAAAGCACCATCCAATCGCTGTGATCCAAAATCCCCAAGTAGGACAATTCAAATTATTCGATCAGCATGTGCACAGTTGGACAGTCAAAGAAAATAGCTCTGTCGTCCCTGCACAGATCTTAACGCCAGAAAATCTCAGTGAAGTACTGGATTCACCTCCAGCGTTTCTTGTTTTCGATGGACAGCACTACCCAAAAGATACAGAGGTGTGGAAACAGTTGGCAGGAGTTGATTCGAAATTTTTGATACCAGATACTAGTCGCTTTCGCATCTGGCTGCCCGAAAACAAAATTGTGATCCGTGACTCTTTTCAAACGAGAAAGCATGTTGAAAGTTATGCAGATAAAACAGATGACTTTTTTAGTGATGACTATCTTTTTTTCCACGCAGACGGATATATTGGATTTTCTGATTTCACGATCGAAGGTAGCCGTTATTTCGATAAAGGGTTCCCTAGCCGAGCGCTTGCTATCCATCTAACGTATATTGATGCTTACGGCAATATACGCGTGAAACATTTTGTCTCTGACAGTAACGACTCTGCTAAAGACCAAGCATTGAAGTTTCTTGAAGCAGGAGATAAAATGAAAAAATGGATCATGCGTCACCATCATCAACTCTTGATTACTTCAGGAATGATTGAATTATTGGCTCTTTACCAGCAACAAAAATTCCCTGGACTGGGAGTGTTGAAAAAGTGGTCACTTATGCATCATTTGGAACTTATTAGTCACCTGCTAGATCATCCAAAAGATTGGCTTAAATATTATTCAAAAGTTCAGGAACTATATGAAGTGATCCAATGA
- a CDS encoding amino acid ABC transporter permease, translating into MYFPLIDFSLMWTSLPFVLQGLVYTLGIGFVSFLLGNLVGLLLTVLGLLDWLPLNVFIRFYLSFFRGIPALVLLFLLYFGLPYQLSALTASVICFTITSSAFIGEIYRGSLAGVSSGQWDAGLASGFSFFGVLKYIVLPQAFRISVPALSNVAMDLVKGTSLAATITVPEIFQKAKIIGGRTFDYFSLYILVALIYWVICIGIEKVQQYLEKRSIHQSI; encoded by the coding sequence ATGTACTTTCCTCTAATTGATTTTTCCCTCATGTGGACTTCACTTCCTTTCGTACTGCAAGGCTTGGTATACACATTAGGGATTGGCTTCGTGTCGTTTCTTTTAGGAAATTTGGTAGGGTTGCTTTTGACAGTTTTAGGTCTTTTGGATTGGCTGCCTCTGAATGTATTTATTCGTTTTTATTTATCGTTCTTTAGAGGCATTCCCGCACTAGTCCTGCTGTTTCTGTTATATTTCGGGTTACCTTATCAATTAAGTGCCTTAACGGCTTCAGTCATCTGCTTTACGATTACCAGCAGTGCATTTATTGGTGAAATCTATCGAGGATCACTAGCAGGCGTTTCTTCAGGTCAGTGGGACGCTGGTTTAGCTTCTGGTTTTTCTTTCTTTGGGGTATTGAAATATATCGTTTTGCCGCAAGCTTTTCGAATCTCAGTACCGGCACTCAGTAACGTAGCTATGGATCTAGTGAAAGGTACTTCGTTAGCAGCAACAATCACAGTGCCAGAAATATTTCAAAAAGCAAAGATCATAGGCGGTCGGACATTCGATTATTTTTCTCTCTATATTTTAGTTGCACTGATTTATTGGGTCATTTGTATCGGGATCGAAAAAGTGCAACAGTATTTAGAAAAACGTTCTATCCATCAGTCAATCTGA
- a CDS encoding GNAT family N-acetyltransferase, translating into MYIRQTRKEEVEEVVEIINAAADFIASQGSPQWQNGQKPTKETILNDIERKESYVLIVEDQIAGTAALVSGVDPVYTKIDGSWKESTGPYLSIHRVALAESTRGKKLAKPFLEHLLTIAASKNIQDIRIDTYPANEPMEKTIYSAGFTYQGMIEFPFEHGERKAYQIIIN; encoded by the coding sequence ATGTATATTCGGCAAACAAGGAAAGAAGAAGTAGAAGAAGTGGTAGAAATCATTAATGCCGCAGCGGATTTCATTGCTTCGCAAGGCTCTCCTCAATGGCAAAACGGGCAGAAACCAACAAAAGAAACGATTTTGAACGATATTGAAAGAAAAGAAAGCTATGTATTAATAGTGGAAGATCAAATTGCTGGAACAGCTGCATTAGTCTCAGGCGTGGATCCCGTTTACACAAAAATAGATGGTAGTTGGAAAGAATCAACTGGTCCTTATTTATCGATTCATCGTGTCGCTTTAGCAGAAAGTACTCGAGGAAAAAAACTAGCAAAACCGTTCTTAGAACATTTGTTGACGATTGCAGCCAGCAAAAATATCCAAGATATCCGTATCGATACTTATCCAGCTAATGAACCGATGGAAAAGACCATCTATTCTGCTGGATTCACTTATCAAGGGATGATTGAATTTCCTTTTGAACACGGCGAAAGAAAAGCATATCAAATAATCATCAATTGA